The following DNA comes from Amycolatopsis albispora.
CACCGGCGTGCCTGCCGCGCTGGCCGAGGCGGACCTGGTGATCACCGGCGAAGGTTCGCTGGACCCGCAGAGCCTCGACGGCAAGGCACCCGCCGGCATCGCCGCGCGGGCCCGCGCACGGGACCTGCCGGTGCTGGCCGTCGCCGGGCGCGTGGCGCTCGACGAAGCGCAACTGGCCCAACTGGGCGTGGCCGGATACCGCGCGTTGATCGACCACGCGCCTTCGCTGGCGTACGCGCGGGAACACGCCTGCGAACTGCTGCGGGCGCAGACGGCGGATCTGGTGCGCACCTGGGCCGGGTAGCGGTTTGCCGCGCAGGTCGGCGGGTAACCCTCCGGTTGGGCCGTGTCACCGAGAGGAGCCACCTGTGGAAACCAACGCCTACATAACGTTCCTGGTGCTGGCGACCCTGCTCGTCGTGGTCGACGGGCAGATCATCTACCGGAGCGGGCGGCGTTACCTGGAGCACTCGTACGGCGATCCGGCCGCGGGTGCTTCGATGACCCGCCTGATCACCGTGCTGTTCCACCTGGCCGTGCTGGGTGTGCTGGCGCTGCTGTCGACCATCGATTCGGGCGGGGACAACGCCACCGAGGCGGTGGTCTGGAAACTGGGCATCACCTTGCTGGTGCTGGCCATCGCGCACGGGGTGACGCTGACCGTGCTGGCGCGGATCCGGGACAACCAGGTCGCGGAACGGGCGCTGAAGCAACAGCAGCACCCCACGTCGGCCGCCTCGGAAACCACCGTGGCACCGGTGCCGGGGCAGCAGGGCGTCAACCCGAGGGTGAGCCCGGCACTGGACCAGCGGGACCCCTACTCCGCCTGAGGCCGGAGCCGGTCTCGCCGGGCGAACACGAATGTGGCTTTCGGGGCGGATTCCGCCCCGAAAGCCACATTCGTGTTCTGGGTGTTTCGTGCTGGCTCAGCTGCCGGGCTGCGCGTCCGGCTGCTGCAGCACGGCGAAGCTCATCTGGCCCTGGTCGTCCTGCTGGATGTCGAGCACCTTGTCGTCGAGGAACTCGGCGGCCTTCGGTTCCAGGAAGACCTTGGCCCCGCCTTCGGTGGCGAGCACCTGATCACCGTCCTCCGGTGAAGGCGCCACCGACAACCCGAGCTGGGCGCCGGCCTCCTCCACCTCCTGCACCGCGAACCGCAGGCCGGCTTCGGCCTGACCGTCCTGTCCGGTCAACGCGGTGATGGCCTCGGCCGCGGCGTCTGTCATGGCGAGCATCGACAGGCTCCCTTTCGTCGGTTACATGGCTCTGGCCCCTCCCACCGTAGGGGTGGCAGGGGCGCGGCGCTGGGTGCCACCCGGTCACTCGGGGGTGCGGATGGTCTCCGCGATCGAGCCCCCGGCCTGGTCAGCGGCCTGCGGCAGGTCGTCGCTGGCCGTGTGACGGCCGACACGCCCCTCTTCCGGCGCCATCGGCTCGATGTCACCGGGCTGGTCGTCGATCGTCTCGTCCAGCTCGTCGGCGGGGGTCGCCGCGATCGGCTTCTCGGGCACCTCGTCGGCCGTCACGTCCGGCTGTTCCTCGCGCAGCCGCTCAGCCATGGGCTCGCCCTCGCGCTGTTCGGCCGGGGTCGTGCCGAAGCGGTCGGCACCGCTCCAGTGCTCCGGCGGCTCGATGCCCTCCTCGAGCGGATCCACCCGGAGGCGGTCCTCGTCGAGGTCCTCGGCGCTGTTCAGCGCGGCCGGATCGGATTCGACCGGATCCTGGGGTGCGGACATCGGAACTCCTCCTCTGGTCATGCTTGGTCCGCTTCGCCTACCCGCGTGGGCCGCCCCTGAAACCGGCTTGGGTAGCGTCCTGGGCATGGCCATCCCGGCAGCGGCAGCGCCCGCCCCACCAGCCCGGCAGCACGGCATCGCCGTGCACGCCGGGTGGTACGCGGCGGCGGGCGTGGTCACCACCGCCGTGCAGTTCGTGCTCTACTTCCTGCTCCGCGACGCGCTCGGCGCGCACGGGGCCAACCTGCTGGCGATCACCGCCACCACGATCGGGAACACCGAGTTCCACCGCCGGGTGACCTTCGCCGGACGACCCAGCCCGCCGCGGCGACGGCACATCCAGGTGATCGGCACCATCGCCTTCTACGCCGGGTACGGCTCGGTGGTGCTGCTCGTGCTGCACGCCGTGATTCCGGCACCGACGCCGCTCACCGAAACGCTGGTGCTGGCCACCGCGAGCCTGCTCGGCGGGGTCTGCCGGTTCGCGCTGCTGCGGTGGTGGGTCTTCGCCGCGCGGGACAGGGTGTCCGCATGACCGCAGGCGACGAGGAGCAGGAGCCCGACTACCGGTTCAGCCTGGCCAACGAGCGCACCTTCCTGGCCTGGCTGCGGACCGCGCTCGGCCTGCTGGCCGGTGCGGTCGCGGTGCGGCAGCTGGTCCCCGAGTTCGGCGTGCCGGGGGCCAGGACGGTGCTCGCCCTGCTGTGCGCCGCGCTCGCCGTGGTGCTGACCGCGGCGAGCTACCCGCGCTGGAAACGGGTCCAGCGCGCGATGCGCCGCGGTGAACCGCTGCCGCCCAACCGGATGATGCTCGTGCTGACCGCGGGCATCCTGGTGATCACCGGCTTCGCGGTGGTCCTCGCGGTGACCGGGTGAGCCGCGATCCCGGCCTGCAGCCGGAGCGCACCTGGCTGGCGTGGCGCCGCACCACCGCCTCCGCGGCGGCGGTGACCCTGCTCCTGCTGCACTCGGCGGTGCGTTCGGGCAGTGACCTGACCGTTATCCCGGCGGCGACCGGGATTTTGGTCACGATTTCGCTCGCGCTGCTCGGCAGGCACCGCGAACGGCACCTGCTGCGAGGCGAGCGGACTCCCCCGAATGCCGCGCAACCGCTGGTCATCGGCCTGTCGGCGAGCCTGCTGACGATCCTGGCGGTGGCCACGCTCGCCTTTCTCGCTTAACTGGCAAACGCGATTTTCAGGGACCTAAGACCCTACCGCCGTACGGAGCAATCAGGGTGCGCGGCACTTTTGTCCACCGCGACCGAAAGATGATTGAGACCTAGATTCGTGCTAATGGGGCATCTCTGCGAGATCCCTGGAGCCAGCGCCAGTAGCGGTCTAGCATTACGCACAGTCGTCAGAGTGCTGAACGAGCGAGCGCCATTCGGGTAACTCCGCTACGGACAGTCGCCTTATTAGCAAGCTGACAATGACTCTCAGCAGGGCCGGTTGATTCGATGATTAATCGAGTTTGTCCGGCCAGCCGGGTGAGTCGACAACAGCAGATCGTTCGAGGAATGGGCGGGCGCATGACCACGAGCTTGGACTCGACGGGGCGGGGTATCGAGGGACCCGCGTCGCCGAACCCGGTCCAGCGGAGCACCAGCCACTATCCGCGGCTGACCAAGGAGGACCTCGATCCGCTGGTCCGCCAGGCGGCCAAGGGCGACCACGAGGCGATGGAGGGCCTGCTCGCCGCGCTGAAACCGGTGGTCACGCGGTACTGCCGGGCGCGGCTCGGCGGCCGGGACCTGTCGTACTTCTCGGCCGACGACATCTCGCAGGAGGTGTGCGTCGCCGTGCTCAAGGCGCTGCCGCAGTACCAGGACCGCGGTGGGTCTTTTCTGTACCTGGTGCACGCGATCGCGGCGAACAAGGTGGCCGACGCCTTCCGCGCGGTCTCCCGCGACCGCTGCGAGCCGGTGTCGGACCTCCCGGAGCGCTCCGGCGCCGACAACGAGCCGGAGAAGTACGCCCTCGACGTCGACCTGGGCGAACGGCTGAACCGGCTGATCCGCACGCTGCCCCGGGTGCAGCAGGAGATCGTGATCCTGCGGGTCGCCGTCGGCCTGTCGGCGGCCGAGACCGCGGAAGCAGTCGGCCTCAAGGCGGGCAACGTGCGCACCACGCAGCACCGCGCACTGCAGAAACTACGCGAACTGGTCACCCTGGAAGGCGACTTCTGACCCGACCGGAAGACGGCTTCTGCCGACCGGCCACACCGGAGGCGACTCCCGCCGACCGGCCACGTTGGAGGCGACTCCCGCCGACCGGCCACGTTGGAGGCGACTCCCGCCGACCGGTCACGTTGGAACGCGACCCCCGCCAAACCGGCGACACCGGACGGCGACTTCTGCGCACTGGCCACGCCGGAAAGCGACATCCGCCGATCGCTCACACCGGAGGGCGACCTCGGCCATCCCGGAGGCGACCTCCGCCACCGGTCACGTTGGAAGGCGGCTTCTGCGTGCTAGTCACGCCGGAATGCAGGCGCCAACCGGCCACACCGGAGGGCGACCTCCGCCGAGCGGTCAGGTTGGACGGCAACCTCCGCCGACCGGCCACGCCGGAGATCGATCTCCGCCGACTGGTCACGTTGGAAGGGGTCCTCTGCCGAGCGGCCACACTGGAGAGCGCCCCTCGCCGAGCGGTCAGGCCGGAAGGCAACCTCTCCCGTACCTGGCGAAGCGCAGGCGCGTGCCCGGCCGGGCCTGTGCGGCCCCGCCGAGGTCGTCCTCGGCTACCACCGCCACCACCGGGTAACCCCCGGTCACCGGGTGGTCGGCCAGGAACAGGATCGGCTGCCCCGACGGCGGCACCTGCACCGCGCCAGGCGCCGCCGGTTCCGGGGGTAGCTCGCCGGTTCTGGCGCGGCGCAACACCGGGCCGTCGAGCCGCAGCCCCACCCGGTTGCTCTCGGCCGAGACCAGGTACCGCCCGGACAGCAACCGATCGAACGCGTCCGGCGTGAAAAAATCCAGTCGTGGCCCCGGAATCAGCCGCAGCACCGGCTCCGGCACGAGCGCCGCGCACGGCGCCAGGTCCACCGGCGGCCAGGCCAGCACGCGCTCCCCCACCGGCAGCGTGGTGCCCGCGGCCAGCGGTTCCGGGCCCAGCCCGGAAAGCGTGTCCGTGCCGCGGCCGCCGAGCACCGGTGGCACGTCGATCCCGCCGCGCACGGCCAAATACGCCCGCAGCCCGACCTCCGGCGCGCCCAGCCGCAGTTCGTCGCCGACCCGCACGAGCACGGGCGCGTTCGGGCCGATCGCGCGGCCGCCGAGCCGGGCCGCGCCCACCGCGCCGGTGAGCGCGATCAGCCCCGGGCCGTCGAACCGGACGGCCAGCCCGCCGAAGGTGGCCTCGATCGCCGCGTTCGACTCGGGATTGCCGACCAGCCGGTTCGCCAGCCGCAGCGCGGCGCGGTCGGCGGCGCCGGACCGGCCGACGCCGAGCGCGGTGTATCCCGGCCTGCCGAGGTCCTGCACGGTGGCGAACAACCCGGGGGCGAGCACTTCGACCTTGCCGCTCATGTCGCGCGGAACCGCACGGTCGTGCCCGGCGCGAGCAGGTTCGGCGGCTCGCGGTCGGCGTCCCACACCGCCAGCGGGGTGCGGCCGAGCAGATGCCAGCCACCGGGCGACGGGTGCGGGTACACCGCGGTGTACTCACCGGCCACCGCGACCGCACCCGCCGGCACGCGCACCCGCGGGCTCCCGCGCCGCGGCAGGTGCAGTTCGGGCGGAAGTCCCGTGAGGTAACCGAAACCGGGGGCGAACCCGCAGAACGCCACCCGGTATTCGGCGCCGGTGTGCCGCCGGACGACCTCGTCCTCGGACAACCCGGTCCGCGCCGCGACCTCCGCGAGATCCGCGCCGTCGTAGCTGACCGGGACCACGAGTTCCGCGCCACGGCGGCTTTCCGGCGGCTCCAGCGGACGGCCGCCGAGTTCCTCGACGAGCCGTTCGAAGGTGGTGCGCCGGGGGTCGAACCGCACCAGCACGGTCCGCGCCGCGGGCACCACCTCCTCCACGCCGTCCGGCGGATCGGCCGCCAGCACGGCGTCGAGCCCGAGCACCTCGCCCGCCCCGGCGAGGTCGACCAGTACCGCGCGGCTGCCGTACCGGTGCACCCTGATCACTGCCTGCCGACCCGGTACTCGTCGTCACGCCGGTCGGTGATCAGCATGTGCCCCGGCGCGTGCGTGATCGCGAACGGCGGTTTCGACGCCATCAGCGCCGCCTGCGGAGTCACCCCGCAGGCCCAGAACACCGGCACGTCACCGGGTTCCGGGCGCGCGGGCTCACCGAAGTCCGGCTTGCCGAGGTCGGAGATGCCGAGCGCGCCCGGGTCGCCGACGTGCACCGGCGCCCCGTGCACCGCGGGCATTTCCGCGGTGATCCGGATCGCGTCGTCCACCCGGCCGGCCGGGATGTACCGCATGGACACCACCATCGGCCCGTGCAACCGCCCGGCCGGGCGGCACTTCCGGGTGGTCGTGTACATCGCCACGTTCCGGCCCTGCTCGACGTGGCGCAGCGGGATGCCTTCGGCGGCGAGCGCGGTCTCGAAGGTGAAGCTGCAGCCGATCGAGAACGCGACCAGATCGTCGCTCCAGTACGGCGTGGCGTCGGTGACCTCGGCGCGCAGCTCGCCGTTCTCCCAGATGCGGTACCGCGGCAGGTCGCTGCGCAGGTCCGCGCCCGCCGCCAGCTTGGTCGACGGGTCGCCGGGCTCGCTGACGTCGAGCACCGGGCACGGCTGTTCGTTGCGCTGGCAGAACATCAGCACGTCGTAGGCCCAGTCGCGGCGCACCGCGATCAGGTTGGTCTGGGTGTACCCGGCCGCCCAGCCGCTGGTCGGCGCCGAGACACCGGCGCGGAACCGGGCGCGTGCCTGCGCCGGGGTCAGCGCGTGGGTTGCTTCGTCCACCATGGTCATACCAGCTCCCTCCCCCTGGTTTCGGGCAGGCCCAGCAGGGCCAGTACCGCGATCCCGTACCCGGCCGCGCCGAACACCATCGCCCCGCCGGCACCCAGAAGTCCCACCACACCGGGGAAAACGGCGCCGACCGCGCGGCCGAAGTTGTAGGTGAAGCCCTGCCCGGTGCCGCGCTGCGCGGTCGGGTACAGCTCGGCGAGAAAGGCGCCGAAGCCGCTGAAGATGGCCGACATCGAGAAGCCGAGCGGGAAGCCGAGCACCATCACCAGTGCGTTGGCGCCGTGCGGGATCTGCGTGTAGGCCACGATCAGCGCCGCCGACAACGCGGCGAACAGGACGAAGGTCCGCTTGCGCCCCAGCAGGTCGGTCAGATATCCGCCGCAGACGTAGCCGATGAACGCGCCGGAGATCAGGAAGGCGTAGTAGCCGCCGGTGTTGATCACGGTCAGCTCGCGGGTGGTGCGCAGGTACGACGGCAGCCAGGTGGCCAGCGTGTAGTAACCGCCCTGCACACCGGTCGCGAACAGGGAGGCGACCAGCGTGGTGCGCAGGAGGTCGCCCTGGAAGATCCGCGCGAACGAGCCGCGCTGGGCCGAGCTTTCGCGGCGCTCGGTGACGACGTCGGCGTCGGTGACGTTCTTGCGCACCCACATGATCAGCAGCGCGGGGATGACGCCGGTCCAGAACATGATGCGCCAGGCCAAGTCGTCACCGGCGAGGCTGAACACCACGGTGTAGACGATCACCGCGAGCCCCCAGCCCGCCGCCCACGCGCTCTGCACGAAGGCGACCGTGCGGCCGCGGTAGCGCGAGCGCGCGTACTCGGCGACGAGGATCGCGCCCGCTGCCCACTCGCCGCCGAACCCGAGTCCTTGCAGGGCGCGGAACACCAGCAGCGTTTCGAAGTTGGGCGCGAAGCCGCAGAGCACGGTGAACAAGGTGTAGGTGGCGACGGTCAGCTGGAGCGTGCGGACGCGGCCGATGCGGTCGGCGAGAATGCCGGCGCCGGCGCCGCCGATCGCGGAAACGACCAGGGTGGTGGTGCTGAGCAGGCCCGCGGTGCCGGGGGTGAGCTGGAAGTAGGCGATGATCGCGCTGAGGCTCAGCGGCAGTACCCAGTAGTCGTAGGAATCGAGCCCGTAGCCGCCGAACGCGCCGACGAAGGCGCGCCTGCCCCGCGATCCCAGCGTGCGGTACCAGGCGAACGGTCGGGTGTCCTCAGCGGCTGCAGCGGTCGTGTCCATCACGCACCTCGCGGGTCTGGGGTCCAGGGAACACTTGAGTGAGTGAGCTGCGACACAAGGTAGGCTATTGTTCAACAATCCCACAAGAGGTCCAGAGGATAATCCTCCAGGAGTTTCCGCGTATCGTTCACCGGTACTGCGGTAGGCTGATCCTCGTGGTCATCGCGGACAACAGCGGTTCCCCGGCGGGCCTGGCCGCCGATCGAGGCCTGCTCGGCCGGACCAGTACCGCCGAGCGGGTGGCAGGCGTGCTCCGCACCCGGATCTCGGAGGGCTTCTTCCCGCCGGGCACCCGGCTCTCCGAGCACGACATCGGCGCCGCGCTGGGCGTCTCGCGGAACACGCTGCGGGAAGCGTTCCGCCTGCTCACGCACGAGCGGCTGCTCTCGCACGAGCTGAACCGGGGTGTTTTCGTCCGGATGCTCAGCGTGGACGACGTGGTGGACCTGTACCGCGTGCGGAAGCTGGTCGAATGCGCGGCCGTCCGGAACGCGGTGAACCCGGACCTGTCCGCGCTGGAGAACGCGGTCGCCGACGGCCTGCTCGCCGAGCGCAGCGAAGGCTGGCGCGATCTCGGTACCGCGAACATCCACTTCCACCAGGCGCTCGCCGCGCTGACCGCGAGTCCGCGCATCGACGAGCTGATGCAGGGCGTGTTCGCCGAGCTGCGGCTGGTCTTCCACGTGATGACCGATCCGCGGGAGTTCCACCAGCCGTACCTGCTGCGCAACGACGAGATCCTGCAACTACTCCGCGACGGCGACAACCGGCGCGCCGAAGCCGCCCTGGCCACGTACCTGGACGACGCCGAACGGCAGTTGCTCAGCGCGTACAACGCAGGTACTTAGGCTTCGCGATCTGGGCGCTCCTTGGCGGAACGGCCTCGCGCTCGGAACGAGCACCCGTGCTTGCCGGGCCAGGCGGCTCGTGGCCGGAGGGGCCTCGCACCGGGCGGCGCACGCGGTGCGAATCCGGCGCCCGGCCGGGCTCGAGGCCCCGAACGTGCCCAGGCCGGTGTCACGAAAGCCACATTCGAGACGCCAAACGTCTCGAAAGCCACATTCGTGACACCCCGCCTAGCCTGCCTCCGCGCCTAACTCGCCGTTTCGACGGCGCCGTCGCCGTGGGTGGTGTTCGTCCAGTAGGGAGTACCGCACGGCGAGCGAAGCCGCTTCCAGCCGTGAGTGCACGCCCAGCTTGCTCAACAGCGCCTGGATGTGCGTCCGGACCGTCGTCGTGGCGACGCCTAGCCTGGCCACCATCTCACTGGTGCTGAGCCCCTCGACGAGCATCGCCAGGCATTCGCGTTCCCGGGCGGTCAGGTGCTCGGCCAGGCGCGCTGCCTCCGCCGAGCCTCGCGAGCGCAGCGCCGACCGCTCCGAGGCCACGTGCACCACCACCTCACCGGCGACCACGCTGCGGAGCGCGGCGGTCAGCGTCGCCACGCCGCACGTCTTCTGCACGTACCCGGCGGCCCCGCCGGCGAGCGCGCGGTGCAGTCCGTCGTCGTCCTGGTCGGCGGTGAGCACCACCACCTTCGTGGCCGGGCGCGCGGCGCGGATCTCCGGAAGCCGGTCGAGCGCGTCGCCGTCGACGAAGCGGCGGTCCAGCAGGCACACGTCCGGGCGGTGCCGCCGGATCGCGGCCGGGATGCCTGCCATCTCGTCGATCACGCCGAGCACCTCGAACTCGTGCCCCAGCACGCTCGCCAGCGCGTCCGAGAACAACACGTGGTCGTCGCAGAGCAGCACGCTGATGTTCATTCCGATCCGCCTTCCCGGCGCCCACCGAACGCCAGCCGCACCCGGGTACCCCCGGACGCCGCGGTCACCACCTCGAACCGGCAGCGACAGGCCTCGGCGAGCCGTTCCACGATGCCCAGCCCCAGCGACGCCCAGCCCCCTTGCCCCGCCCCGAACCCCGGCCCGTTGTCGGCCACGTCGACCACCGTCACGCCCTGCTCCTGGCCGGCGGACACCTCCACCCGGCCACCCGGCCCGGCCGCGCGCACCGCGTTGTCCACCAGGTTCGCCACCATGCGCCACAGCAGCGACTCGTCCACCAGCAGCGAAACCGGCGGGCCCGGCGTGACCACCACGGTGGTCTCACTGGCCAGCGAAACCAGCGAGACGATCTGCTCGAGGACCTCGCGCACGTCCACCACCGCCAGGCGCGGCTGGTCGCCCGGCGCCATCGCGTCGCGGACCATGGCCAGCAGCCGGTTGGTCTCCTGGTCGATCGCGTCCACGCGGCGACGGGTGCCCGGCCGCAGCTCGTGGTCCGCGCGCACCGCCTCGACCAGGTACGACAGCGTGGCCAGGCTGTGGCCGAGGTCGTGCAGGAACTCCCGCCCCACCACCGTGGCGGCGTCCCCCCGTGAGCGCTCCATGCTTCGCCTCCACAGTCCCGCTCTTTCACGCACTCCGATCACTCAGTCGGGTTACTCCGATTGAACGTTGCACAACCCAGGCCGAACACCGGACAGTGGCCGAATATTTATCTACCCAACGTTATAGCGTGCTGTCGCGCACGGTAACCGCTCGGTGGCAGCATTTTTCCACACCGGGCGGTGAGCTGGGAATATTCAGACCGAGCAGGCGGACTGCCGCGGGAAATAGACCAGCGCGTCGAATGCATTGGCAACATCGGTCTGCACGGTCAGATGCGCATGCCGAATACCGTGCGGACGGTCGGCGTCGGCGCGCAGCGGACGGAGGTCGAGCACGCCCTCCTCGTGCCCGGCCAGCAGTTCCTCCACACTGCCCGGCTCCGGCGCGCCGAGTTCCTCCTCGTACACCTGGAATCCCAGCCGTGCCGCGGGATCCGGGCGCAGTCCGGTGGTGTGGCCGGTGCCGCCGGTCAGCGCCAGCGCGAAGTAGTCGTCGCCGAACTCGGCGGCCAGGTGCGCGCCGACGGGCGCGTTGGTCACGCCGGGAATGAGGCTGCTCGGCGTGCGCTGCAGGTGTCCGTTGTGCAGCATCAGCACGAGCTTGCGATCGGGCCACACTTCGCGCGCCAGGCGCACGGATTGCGCCATGTAGGTGTCCCGCGACGCCCCCTGCACCGGCGTCGCCGTCCCGTTCATCGCGTCGAGCACCTCACGCAGGTAGGTGTCCACGCGCAGGGCACCGCGGGCGTGGTGCAGCGCCACGGCGTGCGCGAGGTCGTCCCCGCCGCGGCGCAGCACCGGGCCGGTCGACTCCAGGTGCGCGACCAGCACGGTCAGCGCGGCGGTGGCCCGGTCGCGTTCGCCGAACTGCTGGTACCGCGCGGGCGCGAGCGCGCTGCTGACCGCGGAATACGGCTCGGTCGCGGCGATCGCATTGTCCACAAGGGACAGTGCACCGGGGTCGGCGTCGAGCAGGTACTCCCGCACCGCGCGCAGCGCGGGCAACGGCGAACCGGCGCTGCTCGGCACGTCGAGCCCGGCGTACCGCAGGTCTCCCCCGGCGGCGTTGTGCTCGCGCATCCAGGTGAGCATCGTGTGCATTTCCGCCGAATCACCGAGCGAGAAGGTGAATCCGTCACGCGCGATTTCGGCGACTTCACCCGGCGCGCCGTGAATCCAGGCGTCGACCAGCCTGCCCTCCGCGAAACCCGATTCGAAGGCGATCGCCCGGAAGCCGAGTTCGGTGACGAGCACGCGCAGCAGCCGGTCCCGGAAGGCGCCGAACTCGCGGATGTGGTGGTTGTTCTCGCCGATCGCGACGATGTTGGCGGCACCGATCAGCTCGGGCAGGCGGTCAAGAGGGCTCAGGCGTGGCACACTGGGCACACTAACGCAACAGGAGTGGCACTTGTCGACCGAATTGCCCGGCACCCGGCCCGGCGGGCGCACCGAGCGCAACCGGGTCGCCGTGCTGACCGCGACCCTGGACGTACTGGCCGAGCAGGGCTATCCCGGGCTCACCGTGGACGCCGTGGCCGATCGCTCCGGGGTGCACAAGACCACGCTGTACCGCCGCTGGGGCTCGGCCGAGGGCCTGGTCGCGGCCGCACTGCTGTTCGGCATCGAGCACGGCTGGGAGGTGCCGGACACCGGCTCGCTCGAAGGCGACCTCAGCGCGATGAACCGGGAACTGGCCGACTACTTCACCGACCCGGCGAAGTCCGCGATGCCGATGGCCTCGGTGGCGGCGGCCTTCCAGTCGCCCAAGGCCGCCGACGCGCTGCGCGAGTACTACCGGGACCGCCACCGCAAGGGCGCGGCGATGACCGAGCGCGCCATCGCGCGTGGTGAGGTCCCGGCGGACACCGACCCGGTCGAGGTGATGCGGCAGGCCGCCGCGCCGGTGTTCTACCGGCTTTTTGTCAGCCGGGAACCGGTGGACGCCGCCGTCGCCGACCGGGCCGCGCGGGTCGCCGTGATCGCCGCGCGAGCGGGCGCTTTCCGCACGGGCTAGGACTTTTCCAGGTACTCGGCACGTTCCTCGTCCACCACCGAAGCCACCATCCTGGCCAGGCCGCGGTGCCGCTCCAGCGCCGGATCCTCGGCGACGATCTCCTGCGCGCGCACCCGCGCCTCCGCGATGATCTCCTCGTCGCGCAGCAGCGACAGCAGCTTCAGCCCGGACCGCTTGCCGGACTGCGCCGCGCCGAGGATGTCCCCCTCACGCCGGATTTCCAGGTCCAGCTGGGAAAGCTCGAAACCGTCCGTTGTGGACTCGACGGCGTCCAGCCGCTCGCGGGTGGTGGTGCCCTCCAGCGCCTCGGTGACCAGCAGGCACAGCCCCGGCTTCGACCCTCGCCCGACGCGGCCGCGCAGCTGGTGCAGCTGGCTCACCCCGAACCGCTCGGCGTCCATGATCACCATCACCGTGGAGTTCGGCACGTTCACGCCGACTTCGATCACCGTGGTGGCCACCAGCACGTCCAGCTTCGCCGCGGCGAAGGCCCGCATCACCGCGTCCTTCTCGTCCGGCGGCATCCGCCCGTGCAGCACGCCGATCTTCAGGCCCTGCAACGGTCCCGCCGCCAGCTCCTCGGCCACGTCGAGCACCGCGAGCGGCGGCCGCTTGTCGCTCTTGTCCGACGCGGGCTCGTCGCCGATGCGCGGGCACACCACGTAGGCCTGGTCGCCCTTGCGCACGTCCTCGGCGACCCGGCCCCACACCCGGTCCAGCCACTGCGGTTTCTCCGCGACCGGCACGACCGTGGTCGAGATCGGCGAGCGCCCGGCGGGCATGTCGCGCAGTGAAGCCACTTCCAGGTCGCCGTACACCGTCATCGCCACCGTGCGCGGGATCGGCGTCGCGGTCATCACCAGCACGTGCGGGCTGGTGCCCTCGGCACCGCGCGTCCGCAGCGCGTCCCGCTGCTCCACGCCGAACCGGTGCTGCTCGTCGACCACCACAAAACCCAGGTCGGCGAACGAAACCGTGTCCTGGATCAGCGCGTGCGTGCCGACCACGATCCCGGCCGCGCCGCTCGCGGTGTCCAGCAGCGCCTGCTTGCGTTCCTTGGCGGGCAGCGAACCGGTGAGCAGGGTGATCTTCGTCGCGTTCTCCGCCGCGCCCAGCTCCCCGGCCTGCCCCAGCTCGCCGAGCATCTCGCGCAACGACCGCGCGTGCTGCGCGGCCAGCACCTCGGTGGGCGCCAGCATCGCGGCCTGGCGCCCGGCGTCGACCGCCTGGAGCATCGCCCGCAGCGCGACGATCGTCTTGCCGCTGCCGACCTCGCCCTGCAGCAGCAGGTTCATCGGGTGCTCGACCGACAGCGCCGCCGAGATCTTCGCGCCGACCTCGTGCTGCCCCGGCGTCAGCTCGAA
Coding sequences within:
- the shbA gene encoding RNA polymerase sigma factor ShbA, whose amino-acid sequence is MTTSLDSTGRGIEGPASPNPVQRSTSHYPRLTKEDLDPLVRQAAKGDHEAMEGLLAALKPVVTRYCRARLGGRDLSYFSADDISQEVCVAVLKALPQYQDRGGSFLYLVHAIAANKVADAFRAVSRDRCEPVSDLPERSGADNEPEKYALDVDLGERLNRLIRTLPRVQQEIVILRVAVGLSAAETAEAVGLKAGNVRTTQHRALQKLRELVTLEGDF
- a CDS encoding GtrA family protein, with the translated sequence MAIPAAAAPAPPARQHGIAVHAGWYAAAGVVTTAVQFVLYFLLRDALGAHGANLLAITATTIGNTEFHRRVTFAGRPSPPRRRHIQVIGTIAFYAGYGSVVLLVLHAVIPAPTPLTETLVLATASLLGGVCRFALLRWWVFAARDRVSA
- a CDS encoding 5-oxoprolinase subunit B family protein, whose product is MRVHRYGSRAVLVDLAGAGEVLGLDAVLAADPPDGVEEVVPAARTVLVRFDPRRTTFERLVEELGGRPLEPPESRRGAELVVPVSYDGADLAEVAARTGLSEDEVVRRHTGAEYRVAFCGFAPGFGYLTGLPPELHLPRRGSPRVRVPAGAVAVAGEYTAVYPHPSPGGWHLLGRTPLAVWDADREPPNLLAPGTTVRFRAT
- a CDS encoding biotin-dependent carboxyltransferase family protein, which codes for MSGKVEVLAPGLFATVQDLGRPGYTALGVGRSGAADRAALRLANRLVGNPESNAAIEATFGGLAVRFDGPGLIALTGAVGAARLGGRAIGPNAPVLVRVGDELRLGAPEVGLRAYLAVRGGIDVPPVLGGRGTDTLSGLGPEPLAAGTTLPVGERVLAWPPVDLAPCAALVPEPVLRLIPGPRLDFFTPDAFDRLLSGRYLVSAESNRVGLRLDGPVLRRARTGELPPEPAAPGAVQVPPSGQPILFLADHPVTGGYPVVAVVAEDDLGGAAQARPGTRLRFARYGRGCLPA
- a CDS encoding MFS transporter; this encodes MDTTAAAAEDTRPFAWYRTLGSRGRRAFVGAFGGYGLDSYDYWVLPLSLSAIIAYFQLTPGTAGLLSTTTLVVSAIGGAGAGILADRIGRVRTLQLTVATYTLFTVLCGFAPNFETLLVFRALQGLGFGGEWAAGAILVAEYARSRYRGRTVAFVQSAWAAGWGLAVIVYTVVFSLAGDDLAWRIMFWTGVIPALLIMWVRKNVTDADVVTERRESSAQRGSFARIFQGDLLRTTLVASLFATGVQGGYYTLATWLPSYLRTTRELTVINTGGYYAFLISGAFIGYVCGGYLTDLLGRKRTFVLFAALSAALIVAYTQIPHGANALVMVLGFPLGFSMSAIFSGFGAFLAELYPTAQRGTGQGFTYNFGRAVGAVFPGVVGLLGAGGAMVFGAAGYGIAVLALLGLPETRGRELV
- a CDS encoding HesB/IscA family protein; its protein translation is MLAMTDAAAEAITALTGQDGQAEAGLRFAVQEVEEAGAQLGLSVAPSPEDGDQVLATEGGAKVFLEPKAAEFLDDKVLDIQQDDQGQMSFAVLQQPDAQPGS
- a CDS encoding DUF202 domain-containing protein; the encoded protein is MSRDPGLQPERTWLAWRRTTASAAAVTLLLLHSAVRSGSDLTVIPAATGILVTISLALLGRHRERHLLRGERTPPNAAQPLVIGLSASLLTILAVATLAFLA
- a CDS encoding YidH family protein, which gives rise to MTAGDEEQEPDYRFSLANERTFLAWLRTALGLLAGAVAVRQLVPEFGVPGARTVLALLCAALAVVLTAASYPRWKRVQRAMRRGEPLPPNRMMLVLTAGILVITGFAVVLAVTG
- a CDS encoding putative hydro-lyase, producing MTPAQARARFRAGVSAPTSGWAAGYTQTNLIAVRRDWAYDVLMFCQRNEQPCPVLDVSEPGDPSTKLAAGADLRSDLPRYRIWENGELRAEVTDATPYWSDDLVAFSIGCSFTFETALAAEGIPLRHVEQGRNVAMYTTTRKCRPAGRLHGPMVVSMRYIPAGRVDDAIRITAEMPAVHGAPVHVGDPGALGISDLGKPDFGEPARPEPGDVPVFWACGVTPQAALMASKPPFAITHAPGHMLITDRRDDEYRVGRQ